The DNA segment GCTCCCCAACACGGAGACCTAACAGGTGGCCGAGATGCGCCCCGCGGCTGCGGCAGGCGCAGGAGGATCCGCAGCCGCTGTCCACGGAGGTCACTCCGTGGTGACCGTCCCCGGGCGCCGCGGGCTCAGCTGTGCGGGGAGGGCCGGTCGGGGGTCGCGCGCTGGGGCCGGGCTCGGGCTCGGCTCGTCACAGGCTGGAGGGCTGGGCCAGGCCGCGCGCCGCCGGGGCGCCCTCGGGGCCGCGCGCGTAGCTGAGCACCACGGTGACGGTGGCGAAGGTGGCGGCGTTGACGGGGAAGGCGCGCAGCAGCGTGGAGGCCAGCCCGCGGGTGAACACGCGCCAGCCCTCGGCGCGGTAGCTCTGGCGCGCGCAGTCCGCGATGCCGCCGTAGCGCGGGGCGCCGCGGAGCCCGTCGGCCTGCAGCCGCGACTTGACCACGTCCACGGGGTAGGTGGACAGCCAGGACAGGATGCCCGACGTGCCGCCCGCCAGCAGCAGCTTGGGCACCAGCAGCGGGGCGCCGGGCTCGCAGCCGAGCGCGCGCGTGAGCACGTCGTAGGACAAGAAGTAGACGCCGAAGCTGGGGGTCTCGCGCAGCAGCGTGGAGGCCATGCCCCGGTTCACGCCGCGCAGGCCCTCGCGCCGGTAGATGTGCGCCAGGCAGTGCAGCGAGCCCCGGTAGGCGCGCGCCGCGCCCGCGTCCTGCAGCTGCAGCCGCGTCTTGGCCAGCTCCATGGGGCAGCAGATGACGCACTGGATggcgcccgccgccgcgcccgccaCGAACTGGTTCAGCGGCGAGTCGCGGCCCAGCGCCCGCAGGGTGTTGCCCTGCACGCCGAACACCAGCGCGTTGATGAACGTGAGCCCCAGGAGCGGCGAGCCCAGGCCCTTGTACAGGCCCAGCACCTGCGGGGGGCGCACGGACACGGTCGGGCACGGGcgcggcgggggggtgggggtggggggagcccggGCCGCCGTCCCTCCCCGCGTGGCCGgaccccttccctcccacctgcACCTCGTGCCTCaccgccccccggcccggcccggcccctgcCACTCACGCTCTCCTGCTTGATGATGGACTGGAAGCAGTGCAGGGTCCCCCGGTACTGAGGCTTCTCCGCGCTCTGCACCTGCAGCCGCACCTGGAAGGACAGGGTCCGGGAGGGTGGGCAAGCCAGGCCACAGCTCCCCGCTCCCTTGACCCAGCCCTCAGGACAGCCCACGGAGGCTCTCTCGGGGAGGCCCAAGGCCGGACCCTGCTGGAGGCGGGGAGCCCAGGAGCTTTCCATGGCTACCAGGATGGGGCAGGGCCGGGTGTCCGTGCTTGCTCAGGGGGGAGGGTATCCAGTGGGGAAACAGCCACAGAGACAGCCAGCTGCATAGGGGGTACAGGGTCCCCAAGACCTCAGGCAACCAGAGGCAACTGGAGGCTGAGCCTCTTGTTGCATTATGTCTGCACCATGCGCAGACGGTGGGACATGAAGCGTTTCCCCAGACCTGCCCACTGCCCTGGTGGCAAACCATGGCCGATGCCAAAGGGGCTCCTCACCGAATTCCCATCACCCAACTCTCCTCCTCAGGGGCTGACGGTGCCCCCTTGGGTGTTAAAAGCAATGAGCCTTGGACTCTGAGGGCCTGCTGATTTCTGCCAGTAGCCCCCTCTGAGGACAGTGGTCGTGAGTTAAAGCAGGGACGGGAGAACAGCGGAGAGCCTCCTTGGTGACCATGTCCCCACCGCCTCCGGGACCTGGGAGCTCCAGCCCCGCCGCCCTTGGAGCCCCGTAGCCCAGAACCTCTTAACGTGAAAGTACTCTTTGTTGACCGGGAGCTTATCTCGGAGCTTGATACGCAGGCCCCGCAGGAGGGAGTGGGAGCACATTTCTTGAACTCAGAATCCAGgtcatgggggtgggagggtgagcTTAGGGCAAGTCATGTTCTCAGGAGCTGACTCAGAAATCACTGCCACCACCAGGGCCATGGCGTGAACACCCCTCTGTGCCCGGCAGCACCAGAGGGCCTAAGACTGGAACGACCAGCCGAGGTGGGTgtagtgacccccccccccccttcaaagatgggaacactgaggctcagagatgtccTGCAAGTCAGCTGAGGCTGTGTGTCCTCTCCAGCAGTGTGAGTGGCTCGGCTGTGTTGGTCggggccagggtggggtggggtggggtggggtggggtgctggcTGGCCAGAGCCCTCCAGTGGACCTTCGACGGCCACATGCATTTCCAAGAGTATGTTTttcaagaacaaaaaaaggaCCATCTCTGCACACGAGGACCTCTGCAGTTGGCAGCCACTGCTCAGAGAAGCGGCTGGCAACCGAGAGCCCCCTGCAGCGGATCACCCCGGCACCCCTTCCCACCCTGGCTGCCCGGCTCTGCAGGGCCTGGCCGGGGAGGGGTGAAttttcagagaaaagcaaaagcactTGCTGCACTTTAATGACCTATTAACCTCTTGAGCTCTGCTCAGGTTGCTTTTGCAATGTGGGGTTTTTCATTCGTGTTCTGGGGTCCCTGGTGGGACATTGCTCTTTGTCGTGCACTGACACCACCTGGGCCCTGGAGGCAGACAGAGCTGGCTGGTGCTTGGGTTGGATTTTCAGGCACCTGGAGGGCGGCTCTAAGTCTTTGCAGGTGGGATGTGCTCATGTCCAGGTTGGTGCCAGCTTGGGCCCCACAGGGAGCAGGGAAGAGGCCCCGTTCCCCCTTTGTTACAGACCCCTAGACCAGGGATGAGCACTCGCTGGCTGGAGTTTGGGGGACTAGGTATGGGGGTGAAGTGGGGCCCAATCTAGAGTTGAGGTTAACATCTCGGTTGAGGATTGGCAAACCTGCCCCTGGAAAAGTGGTCATTTGCACACAGGCCCAGACGGCTCCTGGCTCTCCATGGGGACGAGCGACCCCAACGTGAAGACCCTCTGATCCAGAGGGGGCTGATTTTTCTCCATCAGCCCCACCTGCGTCCCCGCCCCAGGATGTGCCAGGCCCAAGCTCACCTCgaggcctccctgccccctgctagTCAGGGAGGGcgctgggtggggtgggaggaggaggggtgtggCGGGGTGCGGTTCGGCCCAGGGTCTGGTTcagagaggacagagaagggTGGGTTCCCCTGGTCTGTACTTACTAGCGCTCTCCAGGGTGAGGCTTACGCTCATCTACAACAAAGTTACACTTTTGCTATGGATGGAGACAGCCCCTAGCTCAGAAAGTAAAGGCGGTTAAAGCAACACAAAATGTCAACATCGCATCCAGGCGCGGAGCCCCCAGGGCCAGCCCCCgaccccccatcccctcccctgccctgggatGGCCACTCCCCGGTGACAGCGGGTGGAGACCCCATGTCCCTGATGACCGTCCTGTCCAGTGACGTAGAAGGGGGACCGGGGGGCTCCTGGAGGGGCTGACCTTGTTCTGCTCTCCCCAGGTGTGAGCTTCCTGAGGATTCAGAGATCTCGACAGTGGGCGTGTGTGCACTTTTCTACATGTGGCAAATTTCAGTTAAAACAACACTAACAGAGCTATTGAAGTAAATCCCACTTTTGCCAAAAGCGAGGAATATATATGGGTCTGTGTAGATTTCTGGTTTTCAGCAGAAATCACTAATGAGGGTTAGGAAAGGGGACATATGGAGgataggggtttttttttcctacttgtttatttatttattaaagattttatttatttatttgagagagaagacagaataaagcagagggagagggaggagcaggctcctctgctgagcaggaagccccatgcaggattcgaacccaggacccaggatctgagcagaaggcaggtgcttaaccaactgagccacccagacacctctttttcttcctttttagtttatatgtttctataaTGGTAAACAAAATGTCTTTACAAACTACATTTCTTTGTAATAGAAAGCCAaccaacagggacgcctgggtggctcagcggctgagcatctgccttcagctcagggcatgatcctggggtcctgggatcgagtcccgcgtcgggctcccggcatggagcctgcttctccctctgcctgtgtctctgcctctctctgtgtgtctctcatgaataaatatataaaatcttaaaaaaaaaaaaaaaaaaaaaaaaaggccaaccaAAAACTGAATGCACCTGATGATTAAATCacattttagggcacctgggtcgctcagttggttaagcctctgcctttggctcgggtcatggtcccggggttctgggatcgagtcctgtgtcgggctccctgctcagcggggagtctgcttctccctctatccccccaccccccactgcttGGGACTTCtctctcatggtctctctctcaaataaataaataaaatctttaaaatacacgCACAcgcattaaaaataatacatacccATGGCAGGCATGATGGCATAGGGAGGATTCTGAAGGAAGTGTACAGAATGGGAAAACTGATTTGTCAGTTAACGAATAATATGCTTTTCTACATTTCCCAATTTTCTTCTAATGAGAATTGTTTAACTTTTACACTGGGAAAgagccagtaaaaaaaaaaaaaaaaaaggccattggTGATGCAGCATTAAATTAAAGCAAAAGAGCACGTTCCCTGATCAGCACAACGTAATAAAAAGTGCGTGAGCCTGTAAGTAGGACAAGAGGGGTCACGAGTTGAGTGACGGAGGTGATTACTGGGGGAGGCGTTTTTCCTACCCATAAGAAGCTTGGCTTTTAAAGACAGGTTTGCCCAGATGTGATGCAGGTGGGGCCGCAGTGGTGGCCAAAGTTCACCAATAGATTTCTTCAAAGGTCACCCTCCAGGAGCAAAAGGAGGGGGTCCAAGGGGCAGAAGCCCTGTGGAGTGGAGAGGCTCCTGCACCCAAATCACTGCTCTGCTGGGGGCGCTGGTCATGGTCCAAGAGCTCACGAGGGGGCCAGAGACACCAGGACAGAGTAGTCCCCAGCCTGGGGGCGCTGATGAgggggtcctgggggtgggggggacggggaTGCTAGCTGACGGGGACCTGGCCATGCCCAGGCCGAGTCATGGCTCGGAGAGGCGTGGCCTCTGCAAAGCTAGGCTGAGGAAGCCAAGCCAGAGTCACTTCTTGGCCGGATACAGAGGCATTTACAACATGTGACCACAAGATATAAACACAGCACAACGTGTTCAGCgccaggctgccctgggctgcTCTGGCCTGGGGGCCGGCAGCTGTGTGGACAGGCCCTCGGCGGGCTGTGCAGGGACACAGGCTGCTGTGTGGCCACCGgtcctcctgccttctccctgcATTGCATACGATGGGATGGAAGGCAGTCTGTGCCCTTCAGGATGGCATTTCATGCAACCCAAACTCTGCCACTGAGCACCGCGCCACCAGGGCCTCTGTAATCTGGCCCATCGCCTCACTTTGCAGACGAGAACAGGGGGCCCAGAGGTAAAGCAACGGCCCAGGGGCACACAGCAGATCGGCTGGCAGGGGGCCTGCACCTTCACAGGAGCTTGCCAGAACTTACGGTCAGAGCCAACGCATAAAGCCCGGCCCCCGGGCCTGCGCTGGAGGAAACCCCAGCCCTGAGGTCCTGAGTCCTTTCCTTGCCCAAGGGCCACCTGGCTTCCActgaaaaaaaagaggggacTGGAAGTGACCTCTAACCCAGCTGGGCATGACATCCTTGCCCTCGCTCCAGCTGCAAGAGGGGCACAGTCAGGGTTTACGGTGGGTCACGGGCCTGGCCTCGCGCCCTGCTGCTCCGAGCGTGCCCGAGTTCCCAGGTGAAGCCCACGGGGGAAAGTCCAGACTTGGCTGGTTTAAGGACATAAAATCCCCACACAATGGGGAGAAAATCTTGGGAATTTCCAGCCGGAGAACATGGATttcctttgtttccattttgagCCTGTGAGGACCTGGATCCGAAGATTTTATGGGGGCTAAACTGGCTACCCGCGTGCCTGCCCCCCGGGGCCACACGCTCCATGGGGGTGCACACCAGCCCCTGGGAACTGATGCGAGCCAGCGGTGGTCACCACTGTGTGAAGACCATGTTCATGGGAAGTCCTGACAAGTTCTGGTTTTGCTcgatttctgtattttctctctaAGCTGCTCTTTCTTTCAAGATGTGTAGGGGGGCTTCTGCATCAGAACGGGGCCCCTCCACTCTGCTCTGGGCAAGGGGAAGCCTGCGCTTCAGCCTCCCGGTCTCAGTGGGCCAGGTACCACAATGGACCCTCTGGGTTGTGCCCCGACCTGGGAGACGTAGGGACAGACCCAGAAGGAAAGTGGACACGCGGCCATCCGCCTAGGTGTCACAGAGAACCTGAGGCTATCTTTATTCTAGAACCCAGGGGGAGACCTTACAGGTATTCCTAAGGTGAGGTCCCTGTAAAGGGGCCTCTGTCCAAGGTCTGCACCTCCACAAACACTTGACAGTAAAACCGTGACAAGAGACTCACCTTGACCGTGTCAAATGGGTGTCCCACAAGCACGCCTGCCACACCTGGAGGGAAAAAGGAAGGCCATCACCCACATGTCCTAGAAAACTCagaaagctgggggggggggtgtttcaGCTAGGAGGACTGCACGGTAGTCACCTGATGGGACAGAGATGTTTATTggacacctactgtgtgccaggtgcctactgtgtgctccTTTGTCCGTGGCTCTGTGCGAGCAGTGGGAATAAGACGGTGACGTCCCTGACATCAAGCCAGGATCTGTCCAACTCAAAGTTGGTGTCTCTCCCCCCTCTGCTGCTCACCACACTTGACTGATGACAGAAGTTGTCTTCCACCCCCCACCAAACACCTCCATGCCAGGGACCCCACGACTCGGGGCCAGACGGTCACCCAGATTTTAATTTTCCCTCGGCCACTCACCAGCTGGCCAAGCTCACAAGGAACTCGAGGTCTGCGGCTCACTGATCTCACCTGTACTAggtgtgacccccccccccccccccactgccctgCGGTGCTGACCCAGGCCCTGAGGCAGCCAGGTATTGCAGATGCTGGCTGAGCACTCCCTTCCCTGCAGGGGAGCTACCTGCAGCCCGGGGAAGTGGGGGGGTCAGCTCCTGACTTTGTGATCATGCACAATGCGCAGCAGTCCAAGCCAGGCCAaaaccccagccccacccccaaggACAAAGGCTCGCTCTCCAAACTGGCTCCTAAACGCTTTTCAGAGTCCCGAGTGCTATTCAGGTGCATATGTCACAGGGAATTTGCTACCCTGTTACCCCATTCGTGGGAGAaagggaggctggggaggtgGAGTAACCCATGCACGTACTCCCACACTTTCCTCCCTAGCATTTTGTGTGTGAATCTCTTAAAGTTCTCTCTTTACTGCCAGGAGTGTTCATAATTAAGAGTTACTATTTGTTGAGTGGCAAACAGTAACGTTTCTACCTCCCGATATGTAAAGAAAGGACCATTAGCCcattttttacagatgagaaatgggAGGCCCAGAGAATACATCCATGGTGGTGGTGGACTgaggattcgaacccgggtcttcTGCGCCTGGAACCCTCCTCCTTAaccagtgctgccttcagcccagggcgtgatcctggagtcctgggatcgagtcccacgtcgggctcgctgcacggagcctgcttctccctctgcctgtgtctctgcctctctctctctctgtgtctctcatgaataaataaataaaatcttagagaagaaaaaaaaaagattgtaccTATCCAagggagaagagagcacaagcagagggagaagcagcgtccccactgagcccagggtgggggctagatccccggaccccaagatcatgacctgagcccaagacagctgctcaactgaccgagccacccaggcgcccccgtgACGTTTAACTTTCAACCTGCTTCTACTACTTTGTTTTCAGGGCTCCTGGAAGCGAGCTACGGCTCGGCTTTGCTTTCTGCTCCCCTCTGAAGCTGTCTCTGATTTTGCCAAGTCGGGAGATGTGACACGACTCCATCTTACTTTATGTGAATGAATTCTTttactccttttcctttctgcatTTTTGTTGGTTCAGGCAAACTGCCACTTGTCCTCTTTCTGCTTGGTAACGTTTAAGTTCAGCTAAAGGTTACTTCTTGTTTCTAACGCTTAGAATCATTATGTAGAAAAAGGGTAAGAaccgacaccccccccccaaggctCTCTGCTCCCCCCAGTGCCCTACCCCACCCCAGTAAGAGCTACCCCAAGAAGTCCCCACCCCTGCAGCTTCTGCTCACCCCCCAGAGACCCCAGAGACTCAGAGCTCGTCCCTCtccccctggcctctgccccttCTTGGGGTCTCTACTCTGACCAACTGCTTTTGTTGGagcttttctggatttttttttttttttctcgaagGTAACATATAGGGAAATGGCCTCCGAATTCCTGCTCCTCAGCATAATCTATTTCTTTAACACTGATGGGAACAAGGGTCCTGTGCTCTGGGGAGGCTCTCAGGCCCAGGCCAGTATCCCAGAATCTTCTGGCTTCTGGTGCTGCAGCTGAGAAATCCGTTGCCAATGCGTTTCTTCTCCTTTGTCAATAATTTATGCATTCTATCAGGAAGCCTCGGAGATTTTATCTGTAGATTTCAGGAATGTCAGCGAGATGCCAAGggtgtgtctttctttctctctctctctttttttttaaagtaaccctGCCTGGTACCACGGCAGTGCTTTCACTTCTAGACTCAGGCCTTTTTCTGATCAGGGAAAATTTCCACTATTACATATTCATCCTAATCATCCTCTCCAGACCTTTCTATCCTTCTGGAACCCCTATCATTCACAGGAAGACGAAAAGACATCCCCAAGGCGTCTTTTCCCTCAAGACTTCCATGCCTTTGTCTCTGGTCTTTTGAGACACactttgtttctatcttttgcAATCCACCTTCTTTTTCCTGTCGTGTtatgaattttctaaatttgaacACCCTAGTTCTAGCATTTATTTTCTTGGGCTGTAACTGATCTCCTGGAGTTTTGGAAAGCTGACACTTGTCTGGGGTATGCTGGTTGGCCTTGCTTCTCTCTCCAGCTGTGGGCCCCTCGGGGCCTCGCACATGCCCTCTGCAGCCAGGCCCCATTGTGGGGTCCCCAAGGAGCACATGCTGGAAATGGTGGGGGCTCCCttcttggggtgtgtgtgggcCAGACTTGCTCAGGTTCTGGCCCCGGCCTTTGTCAGCTCCCGGATTGGAGGGGTGACCCCCACCAGCCCCGGTTGGGAGGCCCAGCAAGGCCTCCAGTGGCAGCCAGCCATCTGCATCCCCACGTTGTCAAGGCCTCTGGGGAGGAGCTCAGTGCTCACCCAGGACATCCCCATTCACAGGAACAGAGTGGGCCTTGAGGCCTGCCTCGTCAGGGCTTCCAGTCCCCAAAGTCTTATCCTTTTAACCTCACAGTTCCCTTGAGAGCCAGGAAGCCCTGCCAGGCCAGCTCCCCAACAGGCCAGGGAGGGAGCCCAAGCAGACCCTCTCAAACCCCCGAAGCCTGTGCTCAGTGCCTGATGTGAACTGGATTCTTAGGGGCACCCGCACCCCATGGCACTCCAGGGTAGGGTTGGGGACCACTCCCCTGGGCAGGGTTCTCGGCCCCTCCTTGAGCAGCTCCCCACACCTCCTCCTGTCCACGCCTCTCCCGCCGCAGCCCTCAGCCCCCAGGGAGCCCTCCATTCAGAGCACTGGGCCTGTTGGGCGCGATGGGATGGGACGGACACCTGGGCCTGACCCCCGGCGGGGAGTGCCGCCCAGCATTCCGACCTTCCCACCACGTGAGCACCTGGACGCAGTCGGTCAAGGTGCCTGGCCCTCCTCCCCGGGGGCGACACCGAACACGTGACCCGACACTCCGCCAATCAGAGGTGATGCACAGTTCTCCCCCCCAGGATCCGGAATCTGGAGGGACGCCCAGGCCCCCAGAGAAGCACCACCGTCATCCTCCCCTGAACCTCCAGGCCTGGAGGAGCCCGAGCCCAAGTCACCAGCCAGGGGTCGAGGTG comes from the Canis aureus isolate CA01 chromosome 9, VMU_Caureus_v.1.0, whole genome shotgun sequence genome and includes:
- the SLC25A29 gene encoding mitochondrial basic amino acids transporter isoform X2 → MALDFLAGCAGGVAGVLVGHPFDTVKVRLQVQSAEKPQYRGTLHCFQSIIKQESVLGLYKGLGSPLLGLTFINALVFGVQGNTLRALGRDSPLNQFVAGAAAGAIQCVICCPMELAKTRLQLQDAGAARAYRGSLHCLAHIYRREGLRGVNRGMASTLLRETPSFGVYFLSYDVLTRALGCEPGAPLLVPKLLLAGGTSGILSWLSTYPVDVVKSRLQADGLRGAPRYGGIADCARQSYRAEGWRVFTRGLASTLLRAFPVNAATFATVTVVLSYARGPEGAPAARGLAQPSSL
- the SLC25A29 gene encoding mitochondrial basic amino acids transporter isoform X1; this translates as MESSWAPRLQQGPALGLPERASVGCPEGWVKGAGSCGLACPPSRTLSFQVRLQVQSAEKPQYRGTLHCFQSIIKQESVLGLYKGLGSPLLGLTFINALVFGVQGNTLRALGRDSPLNQFVAGAAAGAIQCVICCPMELAKTRLQLQDAGAARAYRGSLHCLAHIYRREGLRGVNRGMASTLLRETPSFGVYFLSYDVLTRALGCEPGAPLLVPKLLLAGGTSGILSWLSTYPVDVVKSRLQADGLRGAPRYGGIADCARQSYRAEGWRVFTRGLASTLLRAFPVNAATFATVTVVLSYARGPEGAPAARGLAQPSSL